One genomic window of Numida meleagris isolate 19003 breed g44 Domestic line chromosome 1, NumMel1.0, whole genome shotgun sequence includes the following:
- the GRAMD1C gene encoding GRAM domain-containing protein 1C isoform X4, with amino-acid sequence MQVPTQYSWSADWSFWLSSSTYKYRSEEFKRQFSHLPDSERLIVDYACALQKDILLQGRLYLSENWLCFHSNIFRWETTISIALKDITFMTKEKTARLIPNAIQIATKGEKFFFTSFSARDRSYLSIFRLWQNVLLDKRLTKQEFWQLVHQSYGSELGLNTEEMESFHSSEDNGQCRSSVCDEPAERDDKLPKTVGLVRESTLQAEGESLNRQALSGVEESLSEKQIKKSPLPSSERKSVKLVRSRSLEKSLDLNENENLQEKSSASDSEEAVKETASENDLYGRLFINRVFHITADKMFEILFTNSHFMQRFLNSRSIVDAVSTPWNRDSSGNQLRTLTYTVTINNPLCGKFTTATEKQILHKQSQKGQSYQVDAEVLTHDVPYHDYFYTVNRYYISRTSSHKCRLRVSAEVKYKKQPWGLVKSVIEKNTWGGIQENFKQLESELLMEEYAINQSIEDSGKLVALRRRRRTLHRSLAESLPKRSSQHSSGDMGLESQGSIIGRKRDAISRTTTIIVVMSVFLLLLVLLNITLFLKLSKIEHAAQSLYHVQLQEESSLNVSPEMGSKEEIPQYDKEQVKHVKGVLRDSIEMLEQLKLSLSMLQRSFDHLNKTQSSKTES; translated from the exons ATTACGCCTGTGCACTCCAGAAGGATATCCTGCTGCAAGGTCGCTTGTATCTCTCTGAAAACTGGCTCTGTTTCCACAGCAACATTTTCCGATGGGAGACCACA ATTTCTATTGCTTTGAAGGATATCACTTTCATGACAAAGGAAAAGACTGCTCGGCTCATTCCAAATGCCATACAGATAGCAACAAAAGGAGAGAAG tttttcttcacaTCATTCAGTGCAAGAGACAGAAGCTACCTCAGTATCTTTCGCTTGTGGCAGAATGTGTTGTTGGATAAG AGGCTGACCAAGCAGGAATTCTGGCAGCTTGTGCACCAGAGCTATGGCTCTGAGCTGGGCCTGAACACCGAAGAGATGGAGAGCTTCCACTCATCTGAGGACAATGGGCAGTGTCG ATCCAGCGTTTGTGATGAACCTGCAGAAAGAGATGACAAGCTACCTAAAACAGTTGGTTTAGTTCGGGAATCCACACTTCAGGCTGAAGGAGAGTCACTCAATAGACAAGCGTTGTCAGGT gtgGAAGAGTCTCTAAGtgagaaacaaataaagaagAGCCCTCTTccatcttcagaaagaaaatctgttaagCTAGTCAGAAGCAGATCTTTAGAAAAGTCCTTGGATCTGAATGAGAATGAAAATCTTCAAGAGAAGAGCAGTGCCTCAGATAGTGAagaag CAGTGAAGGAGACTGCCTCTGAGAATGATCTTTATGGGAGACTTTTTATAAACAGAGTTTTCCACATCACTGCAGACAAGATGTTCGAAATCCTCTTCACCAATTCTCACTTCATGCAGAGGTTTCTCAATTCCAGGAGTATCGTAG ATGCTGTGTCAACCCCTTGGAATAGAGATTCCAGTGGCAATCAGTTGAGGACTTTGACGTACACTGTAACAATTAACAATCCACTCTGTGGGAAGTTTACGACTGCAACTGAAAAGCAG ATCCTGCATAAGCAGAGCCAGAAAGGTCAGTCTTATCAGGTGGATGCTGAGGTACTGACCCACGATGTCCCCTACCATGATTATTTCTACACTGTGAACCGATACTACATCAGCCGCACATCCAGTCACAAATGTCGATTACG GGTTTCTGCAGAAGTGAAGTACAAAAAGCAGCCTTGGGGCCTTGTCAAATCTGTAATTGAGAAGAACACCTGGGGAGGGATACAGGAGAACTTCAAACAACTTG AATCAGAGCTGCTAATGGAGGAGTATGCAATTAATCAGTCCATAGAAGATTCTGGAAAATTAGTTGCCCTGAGACGGAGACGACGCACTTTACACCGGAGTCTGGCAGAATCACTTCCCAAACGCTCTTCCCAGCACTCCTCTGGTGACATGGGGCTAGAATCCCAGGGTAGCATCATAG gaaggaaaagagatgctATTAGTAGGACCACTACCATCATTGTAGTAATGAGTGTCTT TTTGCTGCTCTTGGTTTTGCTAAATATAACACTGTTTCTCAAGCTGTCAAAGATAGAGCATGCAGCTCAGTCCCTCTATCATGTCCAGCTTCAGGAAGAGAGCTCTCTGAA TGTATCTCCAGAAATGGGATCGAAAGAGGAGATCCCTCAGTATGATAAGGAACAGGTTAAACATGTGAAGGGAGTACTAAGAGACTCAATTGAAATGCTTGAGCAG CTCAAGCTCTCCCTTTCCATGCTCCAAAGAAGCTTTGATCACTTGAACAAGACACAGAGCAGCAAGACTGAGAGTTAA
- the GRAMD1C gene encoding GRAM domain-containing protein 1C isoform X5: MKLSSSTYKYRSEEFKRQFSHLPDSERLIVDYACALQKDILLQGRLYLSENWLCFHSNIFRWETTISIALKDITFMTKEKTARLIPNAIQIATKGEKFFFTSFSARDRSYLSIFRLWQNVLLDKRLTKQEFWQLVHQSYGSELGLNTEEMESFHSSEDNGQCRSSVCDEPAERDDKLPKTVGLVRESTLQAEGESLNRQALSGVEESLSEKQIKKSPLPSSERKSVKLVRSRSLEKSLDLNENENLQEKSSASDSEEAVKETASENDLYGRLFINRVFHITADKMFEILFTNSHFMQRFLNSRSIVDAVSTPWNRDSSGNQLRTLTYTVTINNPLCGKFTTATEKQILHKQSQKGQSYQVDAEVLTHDVPYHDYFYTVNRYYISRTSSHKCRLRVSAEVKYKKQPWGLVKSVIEKNTWGGIQENFKQLESELLMEEYAINQSIEDSGKLVALRRRRRTLHRSLAESLPKRSSQHSSGDMGLESQGSIIGRKRDAISRTTTIIVVMSVFLLLLVLLNITLFLKLSKIEHAAQSLYHVQLQEESSLNVSPEMGSKEEIPQYDKEQVKHVKGVLRDSIEMLEQLKLSLSMLQRSFDHLNKTQSSKTES, from the exons ATTACGCCTGTGCACTCCAGAAGGATATCCTGCTGCAAGGTCGCTTGTATCTCTCTGAAAACTGGCTCTGTTTCCACAGCAACATTTTCCGATGGGAGACCACA ATTTCTATTGCTTTGAAGGATATCACTTTCATGACAAAGGAAAAGACTGCTCGGCTCATTCCAAATGCCATACAGATAGCAACAAAAGGAGAGAAG tttttcttcacaTCATTCAGTGCAAGAGACAGAAGCTACCTCAGTATCTTTCGCTTGTGGCAGAATGTGTTGTTGGATAAG AGGCTGACCAAGCAGGAATTCTGGCAGCTTGTGCACCAGAGCTATGGCTCTGAGCTGGGCCTGAACACCGAAGAGATGGAGAGCTTCCACTCATCTGAGGACAATGGGCAGTGTCG ATCCAGCGTTTGTGATGAACCTGCAGAAAGAGATGACAAGCTACCTAAAACAGTTGGTTTAGTTCGGGAATCCACACTTCAGGCTGAAGGAGAGTCACTCAATAGACAAGCGTTGTCAGGT gtgGAAGAGTCTCTAAGtgagaaacaaataaagaagAGCCCTCTTccatcttcagaaagaaaatctgttaagCTAGTCAGAAGCAGATCTTTAGAAAAGTCCTTGGATCTGAATGAGAATGAAAATCTTCAAGAGAAGAGCAGTGCCTCAGATAGTGAagaag CAGTGAAGGAGACTGCCTCTGAGAATGATCTTTATGGGAGACTTTTTATAAACAGAGTTTTCCACATCACTGCAGACAAGATGTTCGAAATCCTCTTCACCAATTCTCACTTCATGCAGAGGTTTCTCAATTCCAGGAGTATCGTAG ATGCTGTGTCAACCCCTTGGAATAGAGATTCCAGTGGCAATCAGTTGAGGACTTTGACGTACACTGTAACAATTAACAATCCACTCTGTGGGAAGTTTACGACTGCAACTGAAAAGCAG ATCCTGCATAAGCAGAGCCAGAAAGGTCAGTCTTATCAGGTGGATGCTGAGGTACTGACCCACGATGTCCCCTACCATGATTATTTCTACACTGTGAACCGATACTACATCAGCCGCACATCCAGTCACAAATGTCGATTACG GGTTTCTGCAGAAGTGAAGTACAAAAAGCAGCCTTGGGGCCTTGTCAAATCTGTAATTGAGAAGAACACCTGGGGAGGGATACAGGAGAACTTCAAACAACTTG AATCAGAGCTGCTAATGGAGGAGTATGCAATTAATCAGTCCATAGAAGATTCTGGAAAATTAGTTGCCCTGAGACGGAGACGACGCACTTTACACCGGAGTCTGGCAGAATCACTTCCCAAACGCTCTTCCCAGCACTCCTCTGGTGACATGGGGCTAGAATCCCAGGGTAGCATCATAG gaaggaaaagagatgctATTAGTAGGACCACTACCATCATTGTAGTAATGAGTGTCTT TTTGCTGCTCTTGGTTTTGCTAAATATAACACTGTTTCTCAAGCTGTCAAAGATAGAGCATGCAGCTCAGTCCCTCTATCATGTCCAGCTTCAGGAAGAGAGCTCTCTGAA TGTATCTCCAGAAATGGGATCGAAAGAGGAGATCCCTCAGTATGATAAGGAACAGGTTAAACATGTGAAGGGAGTACTAAGAGACTCAATTGAAATGCTTGAGCAG CTCAAGCTCTCCCTTTCCATGCTCCAAAGAAGCTTTGATCACTTGAACAAGACACAGAGCAGCAAGACTGAGAGTTAA
- the GRAMD1C gene encoding GRAM domain-containing protein 1C isoform X6: MESFHSSEDNGQCRSSVCDEPAERDDKLPKTVGLVRESTLQAEGESLNRQALSGVEESLSEKQIKKSPLPSSERKSVKLVRSRSLEKSLDLNENENLQEKSSASDSEEAVKETASENDLYGRLFINRVFHITADKMFEILFTNSHFMQRFLNSRSIVDAVSTPWNRDSSGNQLRTLTYTVTINNPLCGKFTTATEKQILHKQSQKGQSYQVDAEVLTHDVPYHDYFYTVNRYYISRTSSHKCRLRVSAEVKYKKQPWGLVKSVIEKNTWGGIQENFKQLESELLMEEYAINQSIEDSGKLVALRRRRRTLHRSLAESLPKRSSQHSSGDMGLESQGSIIGRKRDAISRTTTIIVVMSVFLLLLVLLNITLFLKLSKIEHAAQSLYHVQLQEESSLNVSPEMGSKEEIPQYDKEQVKHVKGVLRDSIEMLEQLKLSLSMLQRSFDHLNKTQSSKTES, encoded by the exons ATGGAGAGCTTCCACTCATCTGAGGACAATGGGCAGTGTCG ATCCAGCGTTTGTGATGAACCTGCAGAAAGAGATGACAAGCTACCTAAAACAGTTGGTTTAGTTCGGGAATCCACACTTCAGGCTGAAGGAGAGTCACTCAATAGACAAGCGTTGTCAGGT gtgGAAGAGTCTCTAAGtgagaaacaaataaagaagAGCCCTCTTccatcttcagaaagaaaatctgttaagCTAGTCAGAAGCAGATCTTTAGAAAAGTCCTTGGATCTGAATGAGAATGAAAATCTTCAAGAGAAGAGCAGTGCCTCAGATAGTGAagaag CAGTGAAGGAGACTGCCTCTGAGAATGATCTTTATGGGAGACTTTTTATAAACAGAGTTTTCCACATCACTGCAGACAAGATGTTCGAAATCCTCTTCACCAATTCTCACTTCATGCAGAGGTTTCTCAATTCCAGGAGTATCGTAG ATGCTGTGTCAACCCCTTGGAATAGAGATTCCAGTGGCAATCAGTTGAGGACTTTGACGTACACTGTAACAATTAACAATCCACTCTGTGGGAAGTTTACGACTGCAACTGAAAAGCAG ATCCTGCATAAGCAGAGCCAGAAAGGTCAGTCTTATCAGGTGGATGCTGAGGTACTGACCCACGATGTCCCCTACCATGATTATTTCTACACTGTGAACCGATACTACATCAGCCGCACATCCAGTCACAAATGTCGATTACG GGTTTCTGCAGAAGTGAAGTACAAAAAGCAGCCTTGGGGCCTTGTCAAATCTGTAATTGAGAAGAACACCTGGGGAGGGATACAGGAGAACTTCAAACAACTTG AATCAGAGCTGCTAATGGAGGAGTATGCAATTAATCAGTCCATAGAAGATTCTGGAAAATTAGTTGCCCTGAGACGGAGACGACGCACTTTACACCGGAGTCTGGCAGAATCACTTCCCAAACGCTCTTCCCAGCACTCCTCTGGTGACATGGGGCTAGAATCCCAGGGTAGCATCATAG gaaggaaaagagatgctATTAGTAGGACCACTACCATCATTGTAGTAATGAGTGTCTT TTTGCTGCTCTTGGTTTTGCTAAATATAACACTGTTTCTCAAGCTGTCAAAGATAGAGCATGCAGCTCAGTCCCTCTATCATGTCCAGCTTCAGGAAGAGAGCTCTCTGAA TGTATCTCCAGAAATGGGATCGAAAGAGGAGATCCCTCAGTATGATAAGGAACAGGTTAAACATGTGAAGGGAGTACTAAGAGACTCAATTGAAATGCTTGAGCAG CTCAAGCTCTCCCTTTCCATGCTCCAAAGAAGCTTTGATCACTTGAACAAGACACAGAGCAGCAAGACTGAGAGTTAA